In one window of Prionailurus bengalensis isolate Pbe53 chromosome B3, Fcat_Pben_1.1_paternal_pri, whole genome shotgun sequence DNA:
- the LOC122467926 gene encoding olfactory receptor 49-like: MLHTSDWPPSAEVRGAMRNYTAVTEFVLLGLSDACELQMLIFLGLLLTYLLTLLGNLLIVGITLVDRRLHTPMYYFLRNFAVLEIWFTSVIFPKMLTNILTGYKTISLPGCFLQSFLYFFLGTTEFFLLAVMSFDRYVAICNPLRYATIMSKRVCIQLVLCSWMAGFLLIVFPSSIILQQPFCGPNVINHFFCDNFPLLELICADTSLIELLGFIAANLSLLGTLSVTATCYSHILHTILRIPSAKERQKAFSTCSSHIIVVSLFYGSCIFMYIRSGKGKEGEDRNKVVALLNTVVTPMLNPFIYTLRNKQVKQVFKEQVNKLFL, translated from the coding sequence ATGCTGCACACCTCTGATTGGCCACCCTCAGCAGAGGTCAGAGGAGCCATGCGGAACTACACCGCTGTCACCGAGTTTGTCCTGCTGGGACTCTCAGATGCCTGTGAGTTGCAGATGCTCATcttcctggggctgctgctgaCCTACCTCCTCACTCTGCTGGGGAATCTCCTCATCGTGGGCATCACCCTCGTGGACAGGcgcctccacacccccatgtactacTTCCTCCGCAACTTTGCTGTCCTGGAGATCTGGTTCACCTCGGTCATCTTCCCCAAGATGCTGACCAACATCCTGACTGGATACAAGACCATCTCTCTCCCAGGCTGTTTCCTACAAAGcttcctctatttcttcctgggCACCACAGAGTTCTTCCTACTGGCAGTGATGTCCTTTGACAGGTATGTGGCCATATGTAACCCCTTACGTTATGCAACCATCATGAGCAAAAGGGTCTGTATACAGCTGGTTCTTTGTTCATGGATGGCAGGATTCCTTCTCATTGTCTTTCCAAGTTCCATCATACTTCAGCAGCCATTTTGTGGCCCCAATGTCATTAACCATTTCTTTTGTGACAACTTTCCACTCCTGGAACTCATATGTGCAGACACGAGTCTGATAGAACTTCTGGGTTTTATTGCGGCCAACCTCAGTTTGCTGGGCACTCTGTCCGTGACGGCCACCTGCTACAGCCACATCCTCCACACCATCCTGCGCATCCCCTCGGCCAAGGAGAGGCAGAAAGCCTTCTCAACCTGCTCCTCCCACATCATTGTTGTGTCTCTCTTCTATGGCAGCTGCATCTTCATGTACATCCGGTCAGGCAAGGGAAAAGAGGGGGAGGACAGGAACAAGGTGGTGGCCTTGCTCAACACCGTGGTGACCCCGATGCTCAATCCCTTCATCTACACCCTGCGGAACAAGCAGGTGAAGCAGGTGTTTAAGGAGCAGGTAAACAAGCTCTTCTTATAA